The nucleotide window TGGCGGAGGCTGAGCGCATGGACGCTCCGAGAACGTACCGCATCCTTCGACGTGCCGCGCTCCATTTCGCTGTCGCTGCTTGGGTGGCTTCGGCAGCGGGAGCCGAGTCGCCCGCCGCGCTGAGGACGCTCCTGGACAGCGCGATGCGGAACAACCCATCCATCCGAGCAGCACGAGCCCGCTGGGAGGCGGACGAAGCGCGCGTACCTCAAGCCGGCAGTCTGAACGACCCGCAGTTCCGCGCGATGCTGATGAACTCGACCGGAACGCCAGCCATGTCCCTGACGCCGAACGACATCCAGTACCGCATCTCACTGGATGTGCCGTTTCCCGGCAAGCGTGCGTTGCGCGCTGACATGGCGCGCGAGGACGCCGCGATCAGTCGTCACGACATCCGCCGACTCGAGCTGGATATCGCTCAACGGATCAAGGACGCCTACTTCGACATCCACCTTGCCGAGCGGAAGATAGAGGTCAACGCCCGGAACACCGAGCGCGTGCGCGAGCTGCTAGCC belongs to Candidatus Poribacteria bacterium and includes:
- a CDS encoding TolC family protein, with translation MAEAERMDAPRTYRILRRAALHFAVAAWVASAAGAESPAALRTLLDSAMRNNPSIRAARARWEADEARVPQAGSLNDPQFRAMLMNSTGTPAMSLTPNDIQYRISLDVPFPGKRALRADMAREDAAISRHDIRRLELDIAQRIKDAYFDIHLAERKIEVNARNTERVRELLAAVRERYGTGRAELSDVLDLQNELAIRVNNESSFRDERRGAEIRLNLLRDMSAS